A portion of the Actomonas aquatica genome contains these proteins:
- a CDS encoding Gfo/Idh/MocA family protein translates to MNAYPAPPLSSRRRFLAQSLIGGVGLGLGLSRRLYAQDVLAGRRKLGVALIGLGGYSTGQLGPALRETRFCELRGVVTGDPHGKGRRWARDYGFPESSIYDYDTMHRIADNPDIDIVYSVTPPGLHERDVLAGAASGKHVICEKPMATSVAECDRMIAACEEAGVRLSMGYRLHFHPYHQRVKALAAEAAWGGPIAMQGGFGYRMGTGYDWRVNKALAGGGQLPNTGIYVIQSALMAKGGEMPMAVTASEPPKTRPEYFSEVEETINWTFEWADGSKLEGTSSGVEGSNHFAATAANQALRLQPAFSYDRLRMELDGETLASMDGFNQQAHQMDAFAAAILTDGEDIVPAAMGRRDMVLIDAIYRASASGQAVAL, encoded by the coding sequence ATGAACGCTTACCCCGCTCCTCCCCTGTCTTCGCGTCGTCGTTTTCTTGCTCAGAGTCTGATCGGAGGGGTGGGTTTGGGGCTCGGACTGAGCAGGAGACTGTATGCGCAGGACGTCTTGGCTGGTCGGCGTAAACTAGGCGTCGCGCTCATCGGGTTGGGCGGCTATTCCACCGGGCAACTGGGGCCGGCCCTGCGAGAGACGCGCTTTTGCGAACTGCGCGGCGTGGTGACGGGTGACCCGCACGGCAAGGGACGTCGTTGGGCGCGGGACTATGGGTTTCCCGAGTCGAGTATCTACGATTATGATACGATGCACCGCATCGCGGATAACCCTGATATCGACATCGTTTACAGCGTGACCCCGCCGGGGCTGCACGAGCGGGATGTGCTGGCCGGGGCTGCGTCGGGCAAACACGTGATCTGCGAAAAACCCATGGCTACGTCGGTCGCGGAATGCGACCGCATGATCGCGGCGTGCGAGGAGGCGGGTGTGCGGCTGTCGATGGGTTACCGGCTGCATTTCCATCCCTATCACCAACGCGTCAAAGCGCTCGCGGCGGAGGCGGCCTGGGGCGGTCCGATCGCGATGCAGGGCGGGTTTGGCTACCGCATGGGGACGGGTTACGATTGGCGGGTGAACAAGGCGCTGGCGGGTGGTGGGCAGCTGCCCAACACCGGCATCTATGTCATCCAATCCGCGCTCATGGCCAAGGGCGGGGAGATGCCCATGGCGGTCACGGCGAGTGAGCCGCCCAAGACCCGGCCTGAATACTTCAGCGAGGTCGAAGAGACGATCAACTGGACCTTCGAGTGGGCGGACGGTTCGAAGCTCGAAGGCACGTCGAGCGGCGTCGAGGGCTCCAACCATTTTGCCGCCACCGCGGCCAATCAAGCGCTGCGACTCCAACCCGCGTTCTCCTACGACCGTCTGCGGATGGAGCTCGACGGCGAGACCCTGGCGTCGATGGATGGCTTCAACCAACAGGCGCACCAAATGGATGCGTTTGCGGCGGCGATTCTCACCGACGGCGAAGACATCGTGCCGGCGGCGATGGGCCGGCGCGACATGGTGCTCATCGATGCGATTTACCGGGCTTCGGCGTCCGGCCAGGCGGTTGCACTGTAG